AGCGCATATGCGGGTGGACTCGAGCGAAGGCTTCATGTCCGCGCCCAAGTATCGCTTCAACGTGACGGGCGGCTCGGGTAGCGCGGAGCGTGTCGACCTGCTCGACAACGAGCGCTCGGTGTTCACGAAGGGTACGTACACGGCGTGCTCCTGCTCGGACAATCCGGCCTGGTACATCAAAGGCAGCGAGTTCGATTTCGATACCGGCGCGGACGAAGGCGTTGCGTACAACGGCGTGCTGTTCTTCCAGGGGCTGCCGGTATTCGCTTCGCCGTGGCTGTCGTTCCCGCTGTCGGGCGAGCGGCGCAGCGGCATCTTGCCGCCCACGTTCTCGGTGAGTTCGTCGAACGGCTTCGAACTATCGGTGCCGTACTACTTCAACATCGCGCCGAATCGCGATCTGACGGTCACACCGCGTCTGATCTCGAAGCGCGGCGTGCAGTTGCAGTCGACCTTCCGTTATCTGTCGCCCACGTATTCCGGCTCGATCACCGGCGAATTCCTGCCGAACGACCGCCTGACGAAGACCAACCGCTACGCGCTGTACATCCAGCACAACCAGAACTTCGGCAACGGGTTCGGCGGCTACATCTACTACAACAAGGTCTCGGACAATACGTATCCGGAAGACCTGTCGTCGTCGGTCAGTCAGTTCCAGAACGGCACCCAGCTCCTGTATCAGCAGGAAGCCGGGTTGACCTATAGCAACGGCCCGTGGTCGGTGCTCGCGCGCGAACAGCACTGGCAGACGCTGACGCCTTCTACGGCGCCGTACGGCCGCGAGCCGCAGTTGAACGTGAAGTACGCGAAGTACAACGTCGGCGGTTTCGACTACGGTGCGGAAGCCGACTACTCGAATTTCCGCATCACCACCGCGGACACGACCCAGGGTCAGCGGGTGATGTTCAACCCGTACCTGTCGTATTCGGTAGTCGGGCCAGGTTACTTCGTTACGCCGAAGGTGCAGTGGCACTTTGCGTCGTACAACCTGAACAATATCGCTACACCCGGCACGCCGAAGAATTTCACCGAGTCGATCCCGACGCTCTCCTTCGACACCGGGCTGATTTTCGACCGTTCGGTGCGGATCTTCGGCGAGGATTACATCCAGACGCTGGAGCCGCGGCTCTACTACGTCTACACGCCGTACCGCAACCAGAACAACGCGCCGCTCTTCGATACGGCCGATTCCGACTTCGGGCTGGCGGAAATCTTCACGCCGAACACGTTTGTCGGCAACGACCGGATCGCCGACGCGAACCGTCTGACCGCGGCGATTACCACGCGCTTCATCAACCCGGCCACGGGCGACGAACGCGCGCGCTTCGTGATCGCGCAGCAGTACTACTTCCAGGATCAGCGCGTCACGCTGCTGCCTACGCAGACCAGCACGCAGGCCACGCATTCGGACCTGATCGCGGGTGCGTCGCTCAAGCTCGGCGCCGGTTTCGCGTCGGAAACGGCGTTCCAATATAATGCCGACAACAACCAGTTGACGAAGACGAGCGTCGGTTTCGGGTTCAGCCCGGCCAGCGGCAAGGTGATCAATGTTGCGTATCGCTACACCCGCGCGAACACCACGCTGGATAACCAGCCGATCAACCAGGTGCTGATTTCGGGGCAGTGGCCGCTAACACGCCATGTGTACGGGGTGGGCCGCTTCAATTACGACCTGGGCGGGCACCGGATCGTCGACGGTCTGGTCGGCTTGCAATACGACGCCGACTGCTGGACGCTCGGCGCCGGGATCCAGCGCTATGCGAACGGTCTGAATACCTCGGGGCAGAATCAGTCGAGCACGCGGTTTCTCGCGCAGTTGACGTTCAAGGGCTTGTCGAGCGTCGACAACGGTCTGATTTCCGCGTTCCGCACCAGCGTGGCGGGCTATACGCCGCTGCCGCCGCCGCCGCCGCCGGAAGCGCGTTTCACCAATTACGAATGACGCTCGCCCGATCATTTATAGAATGCGAAAAGACGGGCCAGGCGCGCCCGACATCATTGGAGTATCTGTGGCAATCATGAAAAAGCTTCGCTTGGCAACGCTTGCGGCCGGTCTTGCCGCCGTCGCGTCTTTCCTGTCAGTCGCGCCGGTTCAGGCGCAGGCGCTGTCGCCCGGCAATAACGGCCAGACTGTCGACACCATCGCCGCAGTGGTCAACAACGGTGTCATCACGCGGCGCGAGCTCGACGAGCGCATCGGCCTGATCACCCGCCGGCTGAACCAGCAGAACGCGCCGGTCCCGCCGATGGACCAGTTGCGCCAGCAGGTGCTCAACCAGATGGTGCTGGAACGCATCCAGTTGCAGAAGGCGAAAGAAGACGGCATCAACATCGATGACGCCGCCGTGCAAAAAACGCTCGAGCGGCTCGCGCAGGCGAACAACATGACGCTCGACATGTATCGCTCGCGTATCGAGGCGCAAGGCGTGCCCTGGACCACCTTCACGAGTGACGCGCGCACCGAACTCACGCTCTCGCGTCTGCGTGAGAAGGAAGTGGACAGCAAGGTCACAGTGTCGGACGCCGAGGTCGCGAACTACATCGCCAGCCAGCGCGGCCCGAACTCCGGCCTGACAAGCGATCTGCACCTGCAGCACATCTTCGTGAAGGCGCCGCTGAACGCGTCGGAAACCGACATTGAAGCCGCGCAGCAAAAGTCCCAGGCCTTGCTGGCGGAAGCCAAGGGCGGCGCCAACTTCGAAAAGCTGGCGAAGTCGAATTCGCAAGCGCCGGATGCGTCGAAAGGCGGCGATACAGGTTTCGTGCCGCCGTCCAAACTGCCGCCTGAGTTCGTCAAGGCCGCCTCGGCGCTGCGCCCGGGCCAGGTCAGTCCGGATCTGATCCGTACCAACGACGGCTTCGAAATTGTGCGCCTCGTCGATCGTCGCGCGGGCCAGGGCACCAGCTCCGATGCGCCGAAGCTTGTGCAGACGCACGTTCGCCACATCCTGATCCGCGTCGGCGACGGCATGTCCGAGCCGCAAGCGCGTCAGAAGCTGCTCGAAATCAAGAACCAGATCGCCGCAGGCGGCGACTTCGCGAAGTTCGCCCACACCTACTCGCAAGACGGTTCGTCGTCGCAAGGCGGCGACCTCGGCTGGATCAGCCCCGGCGAGACCGTGCCGGAATTCGAGCGCGCCATGAACAACCTGCAGGACGGTCAGATCAGCGACCCCGTACGCAGCGAATACGGCTATCACCTGATTCAGGTGCTGGGCCGCCGCGAATCGGAAGGCTCGGTTTCGCAGCAGATGGATCTGGCGCGTCAGGCGATCGGTCAGCGCAAGGCGGAGCAGGCCTATGCAGACTGGCTGCGCGAATTGCGCGACACTGCCTACGTGGAAGTGAAGCCGACTCTGTCGAGCATGCAATAACGTCATGACATCCGCCGCGCAGTTCACCAGCCTTCCGTTGCAGATCGCGATCACGACCGGCGAGCCTGCCGGCGTCGGCCCCGAGCTGACCGCGCAGGCGCTGGCGGGCGCGGCGGCGCATTGGCCGGGCGCACAGTTCACCGTGCTGGGCGATGCGGATTTGCTGGCTGAGCGCGCGCACGCGGTAGGCGTCGATTGGGCCCTGCTGGTGGTGGGCGGCAAGCGCGTGCGGGTGCAGCATCGGCCGCTCGGCGCGCCTTCGCAGGCCGGCAAGCTCGACGCCGCCAATGGCCGCTACGTGCTCGATCTGCTCGACAGCGCAATTGACGGCGCCGTGGCCGGCACGTTCGACGCGATCGTTACCGCGCCGCTGCAAAAAAGCACCATTAATGACGCCGGCGTGCCGTTCACCGGCCACACGGAATATCTGGCCGAGCGCACGCACACGCCGCGCGTGGTGATGATGCTGGCCGGCACCGGCAAGCGCCCGTTGCGCGTCGCGCTCGCTACCACGCATCTGCCGCTCAAAGACGTCTCCGCCGCGCTGACGATCGACGGTATCGTCGAGACGCTGCGCATCATCGATGACGATCTGCGCCACCACTTTGGCTTGCCCGCGCCGCGCATCCTCGTGACGGGTTTGAATCCGCATGCGGGCGAAAACGGTTATCTGGGCCGCGAGGAAATCGAGGTGATTTCCCCGGCACTGAAGCTCGCGAACGAACAAGGCATCGACGCGCCTGGCCCCTATCCGGCGGACACTTTGTTTCAGCCGCGTTATCTGGAGCAGGCCGACTGCGTGCTGGCGATGTTCCACGATCAGGGCCTGCCGGTATTGAAGTACGCGACGTTCGGCGAAGGCATCAACATCACGCTCGGCTTGCCGATCATCCGCACTTCGGTCGATCACGGCACCGCGCTCGATCTGGCCGGCACCGGCCGTGCCGACGCCGGCAGTCTGATCGCCGCGATCGATACGGCGGTTTCGATGGCGCAGCACCGCCGCGCGGGCTGATCCAGCCTTCGCGAGAGCGGCGGCGTACGCGCTT
The sequence above is drawn from the Paraburkholderia sp. BL23I1N1 genome and encodes:
- the pdxA gene encoding 4-hydroxythreonine-4-phosphate dehydrogenase PdxA, yielding MTSAAQFTSLPLQIAITTGEPAGVGPELTAQALAGAAAHWPGAQFTVLGDADLLAERAHAVGVDWALLVVGGKRVRVQHRPLGAPSQAGKLDAANGRYVLDLLDSAIDGAVAGTFDAIVTAPLQKSTINDAGVPFTGHTEYLAERTHTPRVVMMLAGTGKRPLRVALATTHLPLKDVSAALTIDGIVETLRIIDDDLRHHFGLPAPRILVTGLNPHAGENGYLGREEIEVISPALKLANEQGIDAPGPYPADTLFQPRYLEQADCVLAMFHDQGLPVLKYATFGEGINITLGLPIIRTSVDHGTALDLAGTGRADAGSLIAAIDTAVSMAQHRRAG
- a CDS encoding LPS-assembly protein LptD; translated protein: MPPRQLSQTTPSCAVVPRKRRLVAALIAVPGLMPALAHAQLVGEAAQPQPIDAPWGMQLAPQLEEHPLQSGQKPATFVLGDTTTGTTDQDMAAKGSAEVRRNTFVIKADALHYDQDTDMADAYGQVHLNNNGATFAGPEAHMRVDSSEGFMSAPKYRFNVTGGSGSAERVDLLDNERSVFTKGTYTACSCSDNPAWYIKGSEFDFDTGADEGVAYNGVLFFQGLPVFASPWLSFPLSGERRSGILPPTFSVSSSNGFELSVPYYFNIAPNRDLTVTPRLISKRGVQLQSTFRYLSPTYSGSITGEFLPNDRLTKTNRYALYIQHNQNFGNGFGGYIYYNKVSDNTYPEDLSSSVSQFQNGTQLLYQQEAGLTYSNGPWSVLAREQHWQTLTPSTAPYGREPQLNVKYAKYNVGGFDYGAEADYSNFRITTADTTQGQRVMFNPYLSYSVVGPGYFVTPKVQWHFASYNLNNIATPGTPKNFTESIPTLSFDTGLIFDRSVRIFGEDYIQTLEPRLYYVYTPYRNQNNAPLFDTADSDFGLAEIFTPNTFVGNDRIADANRLTAAITTRFINPATGDERARFVIAQQYYFQDQRVTLLPTQTSTQATHSDLIAGASLKLGAGFASETAFQYNADNNQLTKTSVGFGFSPASGKVINVAYRYTRANTTLDNQPINQVLISGQWPLTRHVYGVGRFNYDLGGHRIVDGLVGLQYDADCWTLGAGIQRYANGLNTSGQNQSSTRFLAQLTFKGLSSVDNGLISAFRTSVAGYTPLPPPPPPEARFTNYE
- a CDS encoding peptidylprolyl isomerase, coding for MAIMKKLRLATLAAGLAAVASFLSVAPVQAQALSPGNNGQTVDTIAAVVNNGVITRRELDERIGLITRRLNQQNAPVPPMDQLRQQVLNQMVLERIQLQKAKEDGINIDDAAVQKTLERLAQANNMTLDMYRSRIEAQGVPWTTFTSDARTELTLSRLREKEVDSKVTVSDAEVANYIASQRGPNSGLTSDLHLQHIFVKAPLNASETDIEAAQQKSQALLAEAKGGANFEKLAKSNSQAPDASKGGDTGFVPPSKLPPEFVKAASALRPGQVSPDLIRTNDGFEIVRLVDRRAGQGTSSDAPKLVQTHVRHILIRVGDGMSEPQARQKLLEIKNQIAAGGDFAKFAHTYSQDGSSSQGGDLGWISPGETVPEFERAMNNLQDGQISDPVRSEYGYHLIQVLGRRESEGSVSQQMDLARQAIGQRKAEQAYADWLRELRDTAYVEVKPTLSSMQ